In the Mytilus trossulus isolate FHL-02 chromosome 1, PNRI_Mtr1.1.1.hap1, whole genome shotgun sequence genome, one interval contains:
- the LOC134691096 gene encoding RING1 and YY1-binding protein B-like — protein sequence MDETRPTNRSKRQKPPEDGFWECSVCTYRNSPEAYKCDMCDIRKGTSTRKPRLNSQLVAQQAAQQFVPVAAPPCKRERSSTGLEFNSDFEFSDNSNQGLNSHFFEDPISNDNSLDHSLDIPEVQLPESLKQEKQLPEIVKREKEKQLHENVKREKEKQIPEKVKREKEKQLPDNIKQEKEKQLPEILKQGKPEKQILPENIKHEKKEKPEKHNLKHEKHAKPEKKPKKVNRIPKVKKADKQERSEEKISVTVNNVTVIITDYVPKKVKKRTSIETNHVDNSDNSSTSGGSHCHTEDLVTENHQ from the exons atcTAAGCGACAGAAGCCCCCTGAAGATGGATTTTGGGAGTGTAGTGTATGTACTTACAGAAATTCCCCAGAAGCTTATAAATGTGATATGTGTGACATTCGTAAAGGAACTTCTACAAG aaaaccTCGTTTGAATTCACAACTTGTGGCCCAGCAAGCAGCCCAGCAGTTTGTTCCAGTAGCTGCTCCACCCTGTAAGAGAGAAAGAAGTTCTACAGGACTAGAGTTCAACAGTGATTTTGAATTCAGTGACAATAGTAATCAAGGATTAAACTCTCATTTTTTTGAAGATCCAATAAGTAATGACAACAGTTTAGATCACTCTCTTGATATACCTGAAGTACAACTGCCTGAAAGTCTCAAGCAAGAAAAACAACTCCCTGAAATTGTCAAACGGGAGAAGGAAAAACAACTGCATGAAAATGTCAAACGGGAGAAGGAAAAACAAATACCTGAAAAAGTCAAAAGGGAAAAGGAAAAACAACTTCCTGATAACATAAAACAAGAGAAGGAAAAGCAGCTTccagaaattttaaaacagggAAAACCTGAAAAACAAATTCTGCCAGAAAAtatcaaacatgaaaaaaaagaaaaacctgAAAAACACAATCTTAAACATGAAAAGCATGCTAAGCCAGAGAAAAAGCCAAAGAAAGTTAACag AATACCAAAGGTAAAGAAGGCAGATAAACAAGAAAGATCTGAAGAGAAAATCTCTGTTACAGTGAATAATGTTACAGTAATAATTACAGACTATGTACCTAAAAAAGTGAAGAAAAGGACTTCCATAGAAACAAATCATGTGGATAATAGTGACAATTCTTCCACCTCAGGCGGAAGTCACTGTCATACAGAGGATCTTGTAACAGAAAATCATCAATGa